A genome region from Primulina eburnea isolate SZY01 chromosome 9, ASM2296580v1, whole genome shotgun sequence includes the following:
- the LOC140841756 gene encoding protein DJ-1 homolog D — protein MASQKRVLLLCGDYVEDYEVMVPFQALLAYGLSVDAVCPGKKAGDICRTAIHDSLGYQTYSESKGHNFSLNATFDEIDAAKYDGLIIPGGRAPEYLAINESVVNLVKKFDESHKPIASICHGQLILAAAGIVKGRKCTAYPPVKHALIAAGAHWVEPDTMAFCTSEGNLVTGVNYEGHPEFIQLFIKALGAKISGSGKRILFLCGDYMEDYEVMVPFQSLQALACHVDAICPGRKAGDKCPTAVHDFEGDQTYSEKPGHQFSLTTNFEGLDASSYDGLVIPGGRAPEYLALDESVLKLVKEFVESGKPVASICHGQLILSAAGVLKGKKCTAYPAVKLNVVLSGATWLEPEPIESCFVDGNLVTGAAWPGHPQFISLFMRLLGLHVTF, from the exons ATGGCATCTCAGAAAAGGGTTCTCTTGTTATGCGGAGATTATGTCGAAGATTACGAG GTTATGGTGCCATTTCAAGCATTGCTGGCATATGGGCTGTCTGTTGATGCAGTTTGCCCCGGGAAGAAAGCCGGGGACATATGTCGTACTGCGATTCACGACTCTTTAGGCTACCAG ACCTATTCTGAGTCCAAGGGCCACAATTTTTCCCTCAATGCAACTTTTGATGAAATAGATGCCGCCAAATACGACGGACTAATCATTCCGGGAGGGCGTGCCCCAGAATATCTTGCAATAAATGAATCTGTGGTAAACTTGGTCAAGAAATTTGATGAGTCTCATAAGCCAATTGCCTCCATCTGCCATGGGCAATTGATCTTGGCTGCAGCTGGTATTGTTAAAGGCCGGAAGTGTACTGCATATCCTCCTGTGAAGCATGCACTTATTGCTGCGGGTGCTCATTGGGTAGAACCAGACACAATGGCCTTCTGCACTAGTGAGGGGAACCTCGTAACTGGAGTTAATTATGAGGGGCATCCTGAGTTCATTCAGCTTTTTATCAAGGCATTAGGAGCCAAAATATCTGGTTCTGGAAAGCGCATTTTATTTCTCTGCGGG GATTACATGGAAGACTATGAGGTGATGGTTCCTTTTCAATCTCTTCAAGCTCTCGCCTGCCATGTGGATGCCATATGTCCTGGAAGAAAAGCGGGTGATAAATGCCCGACAGCTGTTCACGACTTTGAAGGCGACCAAACATATAGTGAGAAGCCTGGCCACCAGTTCTCTTTGACCACCAATTTTGAAGGTTTGGATGCTTCTAGCTACGATGGATTAGTGATACCTGGAGGCCGAGCTCCAGAATACTTGGCCTTGGATGAAAGTGTGCTTAAATTGGTGAAGGAATTTGTGGAATCTGGCAAACCGGTAGCATCAATATGCCATGGACAACTAATTTTATCAGCTGCTGGTGTTCTAAAG GGCAAGAAATGTACTGCATATCCTGCAGTGAAGCTCAATGTTGTTCTGTCAGGGGCAACTTGGCTAGAACCTGAACCAATCGAGAGTTGCTTCGTCGACGGTAATCTTGTCACAGGTGCCGCTTGGCCCGGTCATCCCCAGTTCATCTCTCTGTTCATGAGACTTCTTGGTCTGCACGTGACATTCTAG
- the LOC140841757 gene encoding probable inactive receptor kinase At1g48480: MPNSVTVHWFRLRHESETQSLNLFKLQQKSHKSSSVNSDKIAGSSMRHFDFEIYASLLFAAAILLPFAAGDIAGERAALVAFRSAVGGRVLLWDLSRPTPCSWAGVVCNVPSNSTVVELHFPGMGLSGVIPPNTISRLTNLNSVSLRYNSLSGNLPPELFSSLTSLRNLYLQHNSFDGEIPDSLFSLTSLVRVNLADNNFSGQISPSFNKLTRLGTLYLQDNHFSGQLPDLDVPGLVQFNVSNNNLTGVIPEHLSAKHPRSSFLGNSLCGSPLDSCGGGGGGGGDGKSKKKLSAGAIAGIVIGSVLGLLLILLLLFCLCRACAGKRKKSKDVGVANVRDLEVPPEKMESEVKNGAAGGSFAAALGGKEKGKVVVDGKKGLVFLGKTGWNFELEDLLRASAEVLGKGTFGTAYKAVLETGLAVVVKRLRDTNTGEREFREKMEEVGRLDHENLVPLRAYYYNKEEKLLVYEYLPMGSLSALLHGNKGGGRTPLNWETRAAIALGAARGISYLHSQSPTLSHGNVKSSNILLTTSYEARVSDFCLAQLAGPATTPNRIAGYRAPEVTDPRKVSQKADVYSFGVLLLELLTGKAPTHSLTNEEGVDLSRWVQSIVREEWTSEVFDPELLRYQNVEEDMVQLLQLAVDCTAPYPDKRPSMTEVCGKIEEIRHSNLQDHSGGIVNIDEPQHNIGS; the protein is encoded by the exons ATGCCTAATTCAGTAACAGTTCACTGGTTCAGACTCAGACATGAAAGTGAAACCCAGTCCTTAAACTTGTTCAAACTACAACAAAAATCACACAAATCTAGCTCCGTTAATTCTGACAAAATTGCGGGATCATCGATGAGGCATTTCGATTTCGAAATCTACGCCTCTCTCCTTTTCGCTGCCGCCATTCTCTTGCCATTCGCCGCCGGAGACATTGCCGGAGAGCGGGCGGCGCTCGTCGCCTTTCGTTCTGCCGTAGGAGGACGTGTGCTTCTCTGGGATCTCTCTAGACCCACTCCCTGCTCGTGGGCTGGCGTCGTTTGCAATGTGCCGTCGAATTCCACCGTCGTTGAGCTTCACTTTCCTGGAATGGGGCTCTCCGGTGTTATTCCACCCAACACGATCTCCAGGTTGACCAATCTAAATTCAGTCAGTCTCCGTTACAACTCGCTGTCCGGGAATCTGCCGCCGGAGTTGTTCTCTTCGCTGACTTCACTCCGTAATCTCTATTTGCAGCACAATTCTTTCGATGGAGAAATCCCGGATTCTTTGTTCTCCTTGACGTCTCTTGTGCGTGTGAATTTGGCGGATAACAATTTCTCCGGCCAAATTTCACCTTCATTCAATAAATTGACTCGTCTGGGGACGCTCTACTTGCAGGACAATCACTTTTCTGGTCAACTTCCTGATCTGGATGTGCCTGGTTTAGTTCAGTTCAATGTTTCTAATAATAATCTTACTGGAGTTATTCCAGAACATCTTTCGGCGAAACATCCCAGGAGTTCATTTCTTGGAAATTCGCTCTGTGGCTCTCCGCTTGATTcttgtggtggtggtggtggtggtggtggtgatgGAAAATCCAAGAAAAAGCTCTCTGCAGGGGCGATTGCTGGGATTGTAATTGGTTCGGTACTCGGGCTTTTGCTGATATTATTGCTGTTATTCTGCTTGTGCAGAGCGTGCGCCGGAAAGAGGAAAAAATCAAAAGATGTAGGAGTGGCTAATGTAAGAGATCTTGAAGTCCCACCGGAGAAAATGGAGAGTGAAGTTAAAAATGGGGCCGCGGGTGGTAGTTTCGCGGCGGCATTGGGAGGTAAGGAGAAAGGCAAGGTAGTAGTCGATGGGAAGAAAGGGCTAGTTTTCCTGGGGAAAACGGGCTGGAACTTTGAGTTGGAGGATCTTTTGAGAGCGTCGGCTGAGGTTTTGGGGAAAGGAACATTCGGAACCGCATACAAGGCGGTACTTGAAACGGGGCTGGCGGTTGTGGTGAAGCGGCTGAGGGATACTAATACGGGAGAGAGGGAGTTCAGGGAAAAGATGGAGGAAGTTGGAAGATTGGATCATGAAAATTTAGTGCCTTTAAGAGCTTATTACTATAATAAGGAGGAGAAGCTGTTGGTGTATGAATATTTGCCAATGGGGAGCTTGTCTGCTTTGTTACATG GAAACAAGGGAGGCGGCAGGACTCCCTTAAACTGGGAGACAAGGGCAGCCATCGCCCTCGGTGCAGCGCGAGGAATCTCGTACCTTCACTCCCAAAGCCCCACACTCTCCCATGGAAACGTAAAATCATCAAACATCCTTCTTACCACTTCGTACGAAGCCCGTGTCTCCGACTTTTGCCTTGCTCAGCTTGCTGGACCTGCTACCACCCCGAACCGCATTGCTGGCTATCGTGCACCAGAGGTAACCGATCCTCGAAAAGTCTCACAAAAAGCAGATGTCTATAGTTTCGGAGTTTTACTGCTCGAGCTGCTAACGGGCAAAGCTCCGACTCATTCATTAACAAACGAGGAAGGGGTCGATCTCTCCAGATGGGTCCAGTCCATTGTCAGAGAAGAGTGGACATCCGAAGTGTTTGATCCGGAACTTCTTCGTTATCAAAACGTCGAAGAAGATATGGTTCAGCTCTTGCAGCTTGCAGTTGATTGCACTGCTCCATACCCGGATAAACGCCCTTCGATGACCGAGGTTTGTGGCAAAATCGAGGAGATTCGCCATTCGAATTTACAGGATCACAGTGGCGGCATTGTTAATATCGACGAACCGCAGCACAATATCGGTTCATGA